Proteins found in one Leptospira ellinghausenii genomic segment:
- a CDS encoding LemA family protein, with translation MTKLFRTIILFSLMTTLFTNCGYNRIQELDEEVSASWAEVLNQYKRRADLVPNLVSAVKGFANQEKDIMKGIAEARAKIGSIQATPELINNPESLKQFDQAQGQLGSALSRLLMIQENYPQLKSDQHFSDLMAQLEGTENRITVARNRFIKATKEFNVYIRQFPAVLTAKAFGYEAKATFTVEDQKTIENAPKVEF, from the coding sequence ATGACAAAACTGTTTCGAACCATCATTCTATTTTCCCTCATGACAACTTTATTCACCAATTGTGGTTACAATCGAATCCAAGAGTTGGATGAAGAAGTTTCGGCTTCTTGGGCAGAAGTGCTCAACCAATACAAAAGAAGAGCTGATTTAGTTCCCAATTTAGTGTCTGCAGTAAAAGGTTTTGCAAACCAAGAAAAAGACATCATGAAAGGAATTGCAGAAGCAAGAGCAAAAATTGGATCTATCCAAGCAACTCCTGAGCTCATTAACAATCCTGAAAGTTTAAAACAATTTGACCAAGCACAAGGACAACTCGGTTCTGCATTGTCTAGACTCCTTATGATCCAAGAGAACTATCCACAGTTAAAATCAGACCAACATTTTTCTGACTTGATGGCACAACTGGAAGGAACTGAAAATCGTATCACTGTTGCAAGGAACCGATTCATTAAAGCTACAAAAGAGTTTAATGTTTACATTCGTCAATTCCCTGCAGTCTTAACGGCAAAAGCATTTGGATATGAAGCAAAAGCA